The stretch of DNA GTTTTTCTTTCTCTGATGAAAAAAACGCATTACAAAAATGTTCCAATCTTATCTGGCTTGTTAATGAGAATAGTGGAGTGATCCTTAGTGAAACGACTTTTCCTGCTTTGCGTTGGAGTGATCCTATCCCCCTTCCCATCTGAAGGGCTTTCTCATCAACAAGCGATCCAAAAAAAAGTGTCTTACCTGAGCCATTTTAAGGGCATCACGGGGATTATGGATGTTGAAGATGGCGTGCTACATGTTCACGATGGTCTACGCCTTCAAGCTAATAAAGCCTATGTTGAAAACCGTACAGATTGCGGAATTAAAATCGTCGCTCATGGCAATGTCATGGTGAATTATCGCGGAAAAATTCTAATCTGCGATTATTTAGAATATTACGAAGATACAGATTCCTGTTTACTAACCAATGGCCGCTGTTCGTTATACCCTTGGTTCATTGGCGGATCCACGATGACAATCTCTCCGTCTTCTATTATCATTCACAAGGGGTATATTTCGACTTCTGAAGGTCCTCAGAAACACCTTTGTCTATCTGGAGATTATTTAGAGTATTCTTCAAAAGGCGTGTTATCTATGGGCCCTACACGTCTGTCTATTTGTAATACTCCGCTATTATTTCTTCCTCAGGTTTCCATTATGCCAATGGAAATCCCTAAACCCCCTATTACTTTTCGAGGAGGAAGTGGTGGTTTTCTTGGATCCTACTTAGGTGTCAGCTATTCTCCCATCTCTAAAAAGCACTTTTCTACGACTTTATTCTTAGATAGCTTTTTTAAACACGGAATTGGCCTAGGATACAACATGCGCTTTTCCTCTCAGGAAAATCCTAGCAATGAACTTCATATCAAAAGCTATTATGCACACCGGCTAGCTATCGATTCGTCGGGAGCAAAGGATCGTTATCGATTACATGGAGATTTTACTTTTTCGAAAGAAAAAACACGTCTTTCCGGAGAATTCCATTTAAGTGATAGCTGGGAAACAGTCGCTGATATTTTCCCTAATAACTTTTCTTTAAAAAATACCGGTCCTACAGAAATCAGTCTAGGCTGGCGAGATGACAACCTGTTTGGAAAAGTTACTTCTTCCGTTAAAGTGAATTCCTTTCAAAATGTTAAACAAGAATTGCCTCAAATAACACTTCACCATCGGCCGGTAACGATTGGAGGCTCTCGTATTTTTTTAGAAAATCGCCTAGAAGCAGGCTTTTTAGATTTTCATTTCAGCGACAATATTTTAGGATCGAATTTTTCGTCGTGGAGGCTCTCTTCTGCTCATAAGATCTACCGTAGCCTGGCCTTTCCTATAGGAATATTAACTCCAACACTATCTGGAACAGCCATTTACTACAGTCGGCTGCTTTCTCAAAATACAGGTCATTGGCAGTTATCGGGGGCTTTATCTCTTGATTATCGGTTATCTCTACAAAGAGAATATCGCTATACACGCCATATTGTTGAGCCTTTTTGCTCACTTTTAAAAACGACGCGCCCCTTATTGTCCCCAGACGAGCCTCATATCTTCTCCATCAAGGATGCTTTTCACTCCATCAATCTTTTTCAAATTGGCATAGAATCTAGGGTCTTGAATAAACATTCCGCTCCAATACCCCCCTCTTATTTGAAATTGTGGACAACCTGTATCTTTAACGAGCCTTATGCAAAAGAGACTTTCCCAAAAACGGCTTGTTGGTTCTCTCTACCTTTAACACTTCAAAATACCTTATCTATAGATGCTGAGTGGATTTGGAAGAAAAGCCGCTGGGATCATCTCAACATTATTTGGGATTGGATCCTAAACGACAATATTGGCCTGACTTTAGAGTTTTTGCATAGAAGCAAGTATGGGTTCATTAAATGTGCTAAAGATAACTATATACTTGATGTGAGTCGACCTTTAGAAACTTTACTAGCTTCGCCAGTTTCTAATCGAAGGAATTTAATCTCCGGCAAATTTTTTGTTCGGCCGCATCCCTGCTGGAGTTATAACCTTAACCTCCGTTATGGCTGGCATCACCCGAACACCCCGTCTTATTTAGAATACCAGATGATTTTAGGACATAAAATCTTTGAGCACTGGCAGCTATTCTCTGTTTATGAGAAACGAGAAGCTGATAAACGGTGCTTCTTCTATCTGAAATTAGATAAACGCAAACACAAGCATTGCCATCCTTTTGGATAAAAAAAAACCAGCTAGTTTAAAAACTAGCTGGAGACGTGCATTCAGGTCTTTTCTTACAGGAAGACTTATTCCTCAACATCTTCAACGAAATCTTCCACGTATTGTTGAGGAACAGAAAGTCCTTCCTCTCCTTTACCTAAATAGCTTGTTGCAAACGACAGGATTAAACATCCCAAACAGAAAACACCGGCTAACCAGCCTGTCACTTTTTTCAAAATCTCTGGGGTGGACACTCCAAATACAGAATCTCCAGAATCAACACCAAAGGAAGATCCTAATCCCATACTTTTACTCTCTTGAACAAGAACAAGTCCGCATAGAACTAAGCATAACAACAGGAACAAGAACAAAAAAATATAAAATAGAGCAATCACTTACCCTCCTAAAAAATTACTGAAGCGCGCTCATAAACACTGCCATCCCCAAACAAATCCTCTTCTGCCGCCGTGCAACGTAAGTATAAGTAAAGAGAAAAAATTTTTAAAGATACCGGCCTCTCAGAAAAGGTTCTTGGGAGGCTATCTTCTGGCTACAAACCTCGTAGAATACTATATTTTCGACGAATTTTTTCTAAATTGTTCTTAAATTGCCTTGTTTTGTCCTTATCAGACATTCTATCAATATAAAGGACCCCATGCAGATGATCTGTTTCATGCATCACAACCCTCGCTAAAAAACCTTCTAGAGCCATAGAAAACGGCTGCCCATCTAGGTTTTTTGCCATTACCGTAATTTTATCCGGCCTAGCAACCTCTCCCCTTAATCCCGGGATAGATAAACATCCTTCATTTCCATAGACTAGCTGCTCGGATTTTTGCGTAATGACGGGATTAATAAACACCTTAGGAAAATCGCAAAAAACAAGCTCGCCATCCTCGAGCTCCTTCTCCACGCCCATAATAAATAAAGAGATACTTTGTCCTACCTGAGGAGCTGCTAGCCCCACACCTTTGTAATAAGCCATCGTCTCACTCATATCCAATACGAGTTGTCGCAGCTCATCTGTTATTTCATCTATAGGAGCTGCCACCTTACGTAAAATTGGGCTATCGTAATACTCAAGATCTCTAATCATAATTCAAAAGACTTCCTAAACAACGA from Chlamydia suis encodes:
- a CDS encoding Organic solvent tolerance protein OstA encodes the protein MKRLFLLCVGVILSPFPSEGLSHQQAIQKKVSYLSHFKGITGIMDVEDGVLHVHDGLRLQANKAYVENRTDCGIKIVAHGNVMVNYRGKILICDYLEYYEDTDSCLLTNGRCSLYPWFIGGSTMTISPSSIIIHKGYISTSEGPQKHLCLSGDYLEYSSKGVLSMGPTRLSICNTPLLFLPQVSIMPMEIPKPPITFRGGSGGFLGSYLGVSYSPISKKHFSTTLFLDSFFKHGIGLGYNMRFSSQENPSNELHIKSYYAHRLAIDSSGAKDRYRLHGDFTFSKEKTRLSGEFHLSDSWETVADIFPNNFSLKNTGPTEISLGWRDDNLFGKVTSSVKVNSFQNVKQELPQITLHHRPVTIGGSRIFLENRLEAGFLDFHFSDNILGSNFSSWRLSSAHKIYRSLAFPIGILTPTLSGTAIYYSRLLSQNTGHWQLSGALSLDYRLSLQREYRYTRHIVEPFCSLLKTTRPLLSPDEPHIFSIKDAFHSINLFQIGIESRVLNKHSAPIPPSYLKLWTTCIFNEPYAKETFPKTACWFSLPLTLQNTLSIDAEWIWKKSRWDHLNIIWDWILNDNIGLTLEFLHRSKYGFIKCAKDNYILDVSRPLETLLASPVSNRRNLISGKFFVRPHPCWSYNLNLRYGWHHPNTPSYLEYQMILGHKIFEHWQLFSVYEKREADKRCFFYLKLDKRKHKHCHPFG
- the secG gene encoding preprotein translocase subunit SecG, with product MIALFYIFLFLFLLLCLVLCGLVLVQESKSMGLGSSFGVDSGDSVFGVSTPEILKKVTGWLAGVFCLGCLILSFATSYLGKGEEGLSVPQQYVEDFVEDVEE
- the def gene encoding peptide deformylase; this translates as MIRDLEYYDSPILRKVAAPIDEITDELRQLVLDMSETMAYYKGVGLAAPQVGQSISLFIMGVEKELEDGELVFCDFPKVFINPVITQKSEQLVYGNEGCLSIPGLRGEVARPDKITVMAKNLDGQPFSMALEGFLARVVMHETDHLHGVLYIDRMSDKDKTRQFKNNLEKIRRKYSILRGL